Proteins encoded within one genomic window of Bacteroidia bacterium:
- a CDS encoding DUF1538 family protein, whose product MNKASKRIRVGFRQAFMMIFLYARKRFLEQIKAVALIIAYLVLFQVLVLGIAIADAAWISVGLVLVITGLTFFMEGLMLGLMPLGEIIGIKLPQKSKLPVIIIFSFILGLGATFAEPAIGVLKMAGSSVKAWEAPLLFLMLNKYADILVMSVGVGVGLAVVFGMLRYIYNWSLKPFIYILVGLLSVMSLYAHLDPNLFYLLGLAWDCGGVTTGPVTVPLVLALGIGISRITGSGSEQGAAGFGAVTLASLFPIIAVLGIGMFYLSSITQPLSAAEFARQHDNPKVTGLFDSYDAYTGYMLSHTDPAVYMQIFDNDQEKFLAYLSKVKADKELQAVVAGPEETGFKTWAAASNNAQVINLVFGSPEEMQKFRKSRGGNYTMPSLNSWDVITRNSIAAFQAIIPLTLFLLLIFFLVIRDKLPQPDEIFLGIGFALIGMAIFNIGIEMGLSRLGGQVGQNLPASFSTIELKDETTLLQNFDKSLVNEALQEDGSINKFFYAKKDKEYKAIPFDEQYYDEKKKTYLYIPERGPLFGVAGGVGGMIVVILFAFMMGYGATLAEPALNALGLTVEEITVGTFPKSVLMQAVAIGVGVGLALGVAKIIWNIPLFWMLIPPYLLLMLITKLSSEEYTNIGWDSAGVTTGPITVPLVLAMGLGIGGQVGVVEGFGILSMASVCPIISVLTMGLVVNSRRKKLMRELESKAVKV is encoded by the coding sequence ATGAACAAAGCATCGAAACGGATCAGGGTCGGCTTCCGGCAAGCATTCATGATGATATTTCTTTATGCCCGGAAACGCTTTCTTGAGCAAATAAAGGCGGTTGCCCTGATCATCGCGTACCTCGTTTTGTTTCAGGTGCTGGTGCTCGGAATTGCCATCGCTGATGCAGCCTGGATATCTGTGGGGTTGGTGCTGGTGATTACCGGGCTCACATTTTTTATGGAGGGGCTCATGCTGGGGCTCATGCCGCTCGGGGAGATCATCGGAATCAAATTGCCGCAAAAGTCAAAGCTTCCGGTGATCATTATTTTTTCATTTATCCTCGGGCTTGGGGCCACTTTTGCCGAGCCTGCCATTGGCGTTCTGAAGATGGCCGGCTCATCTGTTAAGGCGTGGGAAGCTCCGCTCCTTTTCCTGATGCTGAATAAATATGCGGATATCCTGGTGATGTCTGTAGGAGTGGGCGTTGGCCTTGCCGTGGTTTTTGGCATGTTGCGATATATTTATAACTGGTCGCTAAAGCCATTTATTTATATTTTGGTGGGACTGCTTTCCGTCATGTCGCTGTATGCGCATTTAGATCCGAACTTATTTTATTTGCTGGGCCTGGCCTGGGACTGCGGTGGTGTAACGACCGGGCCGGTTACCGTTCCGCTTGTGCTGGCGCTGGGTATCGGCATCAGCCGGATTACCGGCAGCGGTTCAGAGCAGGGAGCGGCAGGTTTTGGCGCGGTTACGCTGGCTTCGTTGTTTCCCATCATAGCTGTGTTGGGAATTGGCATGTTCTATCTCTCCTCCATTACGCAACCATTATCGGCAGCAGAATTTGCCCGCCAGCATGATAATCCGAAAGTAACCGGGCTTTTTGACAGCTATGATGCCTATACCGGATATATGCTTTCCCATACAGACCCCGCTGTCTACATGCAAATTTTCGATAATGATCAGGAAAAGTTCCTGGCCTATCTCAGCAAGGTAAAGGCTGATAAAGAATTGCAGGCTGTGGTTGCCGGGCCGGAGGAAACCGGATTTAAAACATGGGCCGCAGCCAGTAATAATGCCCAGGTAATAAACCTGGTTTTTGGCAGTCCTGAAGAAATGCAGAAATTCAGAAAAAGCCGTGGAGGTAATTATACAATGCCATCATTAAACAGTTGGGATGTAATTACAAGAAACAGCATTGCAGCATTTCAGGCAATTATCCCGCTCACGTTATTTTTATTGTTAATATTCTTTTTAGTAATAAGGGACAAGCTGCCCCAACCTGACGAGATATTTCTGGGAATAGGTTTCGCGCTCATCGGCATGGCCATATTCAACATCGGCATTGAGATGGGCCTGTCCCGGCTGGGAGGCCAGGTAGGCCAAAACCTGCCAGCGTCCTTCAGTACCATTGAATTAAAGGATGAAACAACACTACTTCAAAACTTTGATAAAAGCCTGGTAAATGAAGCACTGCAGGAAGATGGCTCCATCAATAAATTTTTTTATGCAAAGAAGGACAAGGAATATAAAGCCATTCCCTTTGATGAGCAATATTATGATGAGAAGAAAAAGACTTATCTGTATATTCCGGAAAGAGGGCCGCTCTTTGGCGTGGCAGGCGGAGTTGGAGGAATGATCGTGGTAATACTTTTTGCATTTATGATGGGATATGGCGCTACGCTGGCGGAGCCTGCACTAAACGCCCTGGGCCTTACCGTTGAAGAAATTACTGTGGGAACATTTCCGAAATCGGTCCTTATGCAGGCGGTTGCCATTGGTGTGGGCGTAGGACTTGCTTTGGGCGTAGCCAAGATTATTTGGAATATTCCTTTATTCTGGATGCTTATTCCTCCCTATCTGTTATTAATGTTAATCACGAAATTATCATCTGAAGAATATACCAATATCGGGTGGGACAGTGCCGGTGTAACGACCGGGCCCATTACGGTTCCCCTCGTTCTGGCGATGGGGCTTGGCATTGGCGGGCAGGTAGGTGTGGTTGAGGGATTCGGCATTCTCTCTATGGCCTCCGTTTGTCCTATTATTAGTGTTTTAACGATGGGCCTTGTAGTGAACAGCCGCAGAAAAAAGCTCATGCGGGAACTCGAAAGCAAAGCAGTTAAAGTATAG
- a CDS encoding glucosaminidase domain-containing protein yields MKNYLLILALLLPSLMANGQARKYTTEEYIKIYKDLAISEMMRTGIPASIKLAQGVLESGSGNSELSLKSNNHFGIKCKSHWTGRKTYYDDDEKGECFRVYNKVEDSYRDHSDFLSVNTRYAFLFEFDKTDYKAWAKGLKKAGYATNPRYPELLIGIIEKYDLPQYDLIALGRKLPVADNENSDGISITQTLVFNGIPAGRVLPGENMRTFGERHDMREWQVRKYNDLEKNANIISGSILYLKPKRGRPAHKQHSVQAQETMHYISQLHGIRLKKLLRKNRMAEGQEPAVGETISLRKKVKQPPKLTNPDLIKEKKYVGLENAVDENGSKPDKKQKPPKDQKKRKPEETPVKEVPRPERPKPEETTAKVETEEFKAVKEEEITIAEEPQPAELVIPEPDNRNDKPATVPKETELTVEPEPAPEEKAAPATAEQTPQADPQTDTAGWKMHTVQQGESLYSISRQYDISVAELREINMIVGNDLKMGQQLKVQLPAPAPEPVYHVVEQGETLYAISRRFEVSMGTLMDLNDLSGFDISVGQKLRIK; encoded by the coding sequence ATGAAAAATTATCTGCTGATACTGGCGCTGTTGCTTCCATCTCTTATGGCGAATGGACAGGCCAGAAAATACACCACCGAAGAATATATTAAAATTTATAAGGACCTGGCGATAAGCGAAATGATGAGAACCGGAATACCCGCCAGCATCAAGCTCGCCCAGGGGGTTTTAGAATCCGGTTCCGGAAACAGCGAGCTTTCGCTAAAAAGCAATAATCACTTTGGGATCAAATGTAAAAGCCATTGGACGGGCCGGAAAACATATTATGATGATGATGAAAAAGGCGAATGTTTCCGGGTATATAATAAAGTGGAAGACAGCTACCGCGACCATTCTGATTTCCTGAGTGTTAATACTCGTTATGCATTTCTATTTGAATTTGATAAAACCGATTATAAAGCCTGGGCAAAGGGCCTGAAGAAGGCGGGATACGCCACCAATCCCAGGTATCCTGAGTTGCTTATTGGAATTATTGAAAAATATGATCTGCCACAATATGACCTGATTGCCCTCGGCAGGAAATTGCCTGTCGCAGATAATGAAAACAGTGACGGAATTTCTATTACTCAAACTTTGGTATTTAATGGAATCCCTGCCGGGCGCGTTTTGCCGGGCGAAAACATGCGCACGTTTGGAGAGCGCCATGATATGCGCGAATGGCAGGTGCGGAAATACAACGACCTGGAAAAAAATGCAAACATCATTTCCGGATCTATCCTGTATCTGAAACCGAAACGGGGCCGGCCCGCACACAAACAGCATAGCGTGCAGGCGCAGGAGACCATGCACTATATTTCGCAACTTCATGGCATCCGGCTAAAGAAACTCCTGCGGAAAAACCGAATGGCAGAAGGGCAGGAACCCGCAGTGGGCGAAACCATCAGCCTCAGAAAAAAGGTGAAGCAGCCGCCAAAACTTACCAATCCTGATTTAATTAAAGAAAAGAAATATGTGGGGCTGGAAAATGCTGTGGATGAAAACGGCAGCAAACCGGATAAAAAACAAAAGCCGCCAAAAGATCAAAAGAAAAGGAAGCCTGAAGAAACTCCGGTGAAGGAAGTGCCACGGCCTGAACGGCCGAAACCGGAAGAGACCACTGCAAAAGTGGAAACAGAGGAATTTAAAGCAGTGAAGGAAGAGGAAATTACCATTGCCGAAGAGCCTCAACCGGCCGAACTGGTGATCCCGGAACCTGACAACCGCAATGATAAACCGGCAACCGTTCCGAAAGAGACGGAATTAACCGTAGAGCCTGAACCCGCTCCGGAGGAAAAGGCAGCCCCGGCTACCGCAGAGCAGACACCCCAGGCAGATCCGCAAACGGACACAGCGGGATGGAAAATGCACACCGTACAGCAGGGAGAGAGCCTTTATTCCATTTCTCGGCAGTATGACATTAGTGTAGCTGAACTCCGGGAAATAAATATGATTGTGGGCAACGATCTCAAAATGGGGCAGCAGTTGAAGGTGCAACTTCCCGCGCCTGCACCAGAACCGGTCTATCACGTGGTAGAGCAGGGCGAAACGCTCTATGCCATTTCCCGCAGGTTTGAAGTGAGCATGGGCACGCTGATGGACCTCAATGATCTATCCGGCTTCGACATCTCCGTAGGCCAAAAGCTGCGAATAAAATAA
- a CDS encoding T9SS type A sorting domain-containing protein, with protein sequence MKKCLLPVIILAASYISASAQSTYGQVYSIFQTSCAFSSCHSGSQAKANLDLVGEGATLQAKMQDVYSNLFNAEPDNGFAKQEKLKRVFPGHPYKSFLFKKINNGLQPDVTLHTQEGSSMPENGTPLEDEKIELIRQWILMGAPETGNVADTNLIRRYYNGEGFRPLSTIPAPPSPSQGFQIHLGPFFVEPAGQGQGEVEYFSKYDPQLENDIEVTRVETHMGEGYSHHFILFHYLNGMDNQRPYGLRKANAHFYTEFVVANQEPDTVQLPHNTAFPWEAGSKLDLNTHYINYSASRVMACDVYINIFTQPSGTAEHTMYTALQANTSINIPNDGTEHTFSQAVRDASSQQNIFMWALSSHTHKYGTDYDIFERLPNGDRGTHIFDASCPGGIPGCTGGSYDYQHPPVMYFEPLKELDIKNGLIHEAKYINTGPAPVGWGETSDDEMMVLLMMYTLDTAGIRYTGIKETNSALGIKVFPNPVNQNLSLVFSEIPNETSAIRIYNVLGKEMRTEEIQAGQKEHIISAASLPPGFYFFNINNHSGGELTGKFLKR encoded by the coding sequence ATGAAAAAGTGCTTACTGCCCGTCATTATACTTGCTGCAAGTTATATTTCAGCCTCAGCCCAATCTACTTACGGGCAGGTATACAGTATATTCCAAACTTCCTGTGCTTTCAGTTCATGCCACAGCGGTAGCCAGGCCAAAGCCAATTTAGATCTGGTGGGAGAGGGCGCCACGCTACAGGCCAAAATGCAGGATGTTTATTCTAATTTATTTAATGCTGAGCCGGATAACGGTTTTGCGAAGCAGGAAAAACTGAAGCGCGTATTTCCCGGCCATCCGTACAAAAGCTTTCTTTTTAAAAAAATAAACAATGGCCTTCAACCGGATGTAACCCTCCATACGCAGGAAGGAAGTTCGATGCCCGAAAATGGGACACCACTGGAAGATGAAAAAATAGAGTTGATAAGACAATGGATCCTGATGGGAGCACCCGAAACCGGAAATGTGGCGGACACAAATCTGATAAGGCGCTACTACAATGGCGAAGGCTTTCGTCCGTTGAGCACCATTCCGGCTCCGCCCTCTCCTTCCCAAGGTTTCCAGATTCACCTGGGGCCATTCTTTGTGGAACCGGCAGGACAGGGCCAGGGAGAGGTAGAATATTTCAGCAAATACGACCCGCAACTTGAAAACGACATAGAGGTGACGCGTGTGGAAACCCACATGGGCGAGGGATATTCGCACCATTTTATCCTCTTTCATTATTTGAACGGAATGGACAACCAGCGTCCGTACGGGCTACGAAAAGCGAATGCCCACTTCTACACGGAATTCGTAGTGGCCAATCAGGAACCGGATACGGTCCAGTTGCCCCACAATACGGCATTCCCCTGGGAAGCCGGCAGCAAGCTTGATCTCAATACGCATTACATCAATTATTCAGCTTCCAGAGTAATGGCCTGCGATGTCTATATCAATATTTTTACGCAGCCTTCAGGCACAGCCGAGCACACCATGTATACTGCACTTCAGGCCAATACGAGCATTAATATTCCGAATGATGGCACAGAGCATACCTTCAGCCAGGCGGTGAGAGATGCCTCTTCACAGCAAAATATCTTTATGTGGGCGCTCTCCTCACATACTCATAAATATGGCACTGACTACGATATTTTTGAACGGTTGCCCAATGGCGACCGGGGCACGCATATTTTCGATGCATCCTGCCCGGGAGGCATTCCCGGCTGCACGGGTGGAAGTTATGATTATCAGCACCCGCCTGTAATGTATTTCGAACCCCTGAAGGAACTGGATATTAAGAATGGCCTTATCCACGAAGCAAAGTATATAAACACCGGTCCGGCTCCGGTAGGTTGGGGAGAAACCTCAGATGATGAAATGATGGTGCTCCTGATGATGTATACCCTTGACACCGCGGGTATTAGGTACACCGGAATTAAAGAAACAAATTCCGCCTTGGGAATTAAGGTATTTCCAAACCCGGTAAATCAAAACTTATCCCTGGTTTTTTCTGAAATTCCAAATGAAACTTCAGCCATCAGGATATACAACGTTCTTGGTAAAGAGATGAGGACAGAAGAAATCCAGGCAGGACAAAAAGAGCATATTATTTCTGCGGCTTCACTGCCACCTGGTTTTTATTTTTTTAATATTAATAACCACTCAGGAGGAGAATTAACCGGGAAATTTTTGAAACGGTAA
- a CDS encoding nodulation protein NfeD, with the protein MELFLVLTLLIMGLALILIEVFFVPGTTFVGIIGLVLMVLGIVQVFANYGSTWGIAVSTVGLIISLTAIIIGFKSGVWTSFSNKEKITGRVNLLEEDIVRKGDKGVAVSDIRPGGKARINDFLLEVKSLRGFIDAGSPIVVSKIDVNSITVEEVKEGEEEDKALNA; encoded by the coding sequence ATGGAACTTTTTCTCGTCCTTACACTCCTCATAATGGGGCTGGCCCTCATTCTAATCGAGGTATTCTTCGTTCCCGGTACCACCTTCGTTGGCATCATCGGGTTGGTGCTGATGGTGCTGGGCATTGTGCAGGTATTTGCCAATTATGGATCTACATGGGGCATTGCAGTGAGTACGGTAGGTTTGATCATTTCACTTACGGCCATTATAATTGGATTCAAGAGCGGAGTGTGGACAAGCTTTTCCAACAAAGAAAAAATAACCGGACGCGTGAACCTGCTGGAAGAAGATATTGTCAGGAAAGGCGACAAAGGCGTTGCGGTTTCAGACATCAGGCCTGGCGGAAAGGCCCGGATCAACGATTTCCTGCTGGAAGTAAAGTCGCTGCGAGGATTCATTGATGCCGGCTCTCCCATTGTAGTGAGCAAGATTGATGTGAATTCGATTACCGTGGAAGAGGTGAAGGAAGGGGAAGAGGAGGACAAGGCATTAAATGCTTAA
- a CDS encoding class I SAM-dependent methyltransferase gives MKFLPDLLESYVEAHTTPETEVEQKLNRETHAKVMLPQMLSGHLQGKVLELFSLLVKPQFALEIGTYTGYSALSLAKGIRPGGKLITIDINEELEDMARKYWKDAGVNERIDYRIGDALEIIPDLDAKFDLVFIDADKVNYSNYYDLIFDKVRKDGIIIADNVLWSGKVVEPEPDKDTRALIAFNDKIHQDERVENILLPIRDGLMIIRKLR, from the coding sequence ATGAAATTTCTTCCGGACCTATTGGAATCTTACGTAGAAGCGCATACCACACCGGAAACGGAGGTGGAGCAGAAGCTTAACCGGGAAACGCATGCAAAGGTGATGTTGCCTCAAATGCTGTCCGGCCACCTGCAGGGAAAGGTGCTGGAGCTTTTCAGCCTTTTGGTGAAACCGCAATTCGCCTTAGAAATCGGGACTTACACCGGCTATTCTGCATTGTCCCTTGCAAAGGGAATCAGGCCGGGCGGAAAGCTCATCACCATTGACATCAATGAAGAACTGGAGGACATGGCCAGGAAGTATTGGAAGGACGCAGGCGTAAACGAACGAATAGATTACAGAATTGGCGATGCGCTTGAAATCATTCCTGACCTTGATGCTAAATTCGATCTTGTTTTTATAGATGCGGATAAGGTAAACTACAGCAATTACTACGATTTAATTTTTGATAAAGTGCGCAAGGACGGGATTATCATTGCCGATAATGTGCTATGGAGTGGCAAAGTTGTTGAGCCGGAACCCGACAAGGATACCCGCGCCCTTATTGCGTTTAACGATAAGATTCACCAGGATGAGCGCGTTGAGAATATTCTGCTCCCCATCAGGGATGGCCTGATGATAATTCGGAAACTTCGTTAA
- a CDS encoding helix-turn-helix transcriptional regulator produces MKNNSFIKGTLATLILKLLSDNGQVYGYEVIQKIKLISDGQMLITEGALYPALHKLEQEGLLTTETRMVSGRQRKYYSLSAKGKKATATRLQQLQSFLGQVQLILSPKKPYKVWNRKS; encoded by the coding sequence ATGAAAAACAACTCTTTTATAAAAGGAACCCTGGCCACTTTAATCCTTAAATTGCTATCGGACAACGGGCAGGTGTATGGCTACGAGGTCATTCAGAAAATTAAGTTGATAAGTGACGGGCAAATGCTCATTACCGAAGGAGCATTATATCCGGCCTTGCATAAGCTGGAGCAGGAGGGGCTTTTGACTACAGAAACAAGAATGGTGTCGGGGCGGCAAAGAAAATATTACTCGCTAAGTGCCAAAGGGAAAAAAGCCACTGCCACCAGATTGCAGCAGTTGCAGTCATTTCTTGGACAGGTGCAGTTAATTCTTTCGCCTAAAAAACCATATAAAGTATGGAACCGGAAAAGTTAG
- a CDS encoding ATP-binding cassette domain-containing protein: protein MLSLYINAEEILVKRKRIPVGLNIRLTSGEDLLISGANGSGKTMLFKALAGLIPFTGEFRIENEKEPTQNQNLISFCIENYFEPNLTASDNLAIARYIKNDRTQFINNLMEGLNFSTQLNKKCGSLSAGNKKKLHIIAAFVGQPKMVFLDEPFANLDENSAGSLLNWFKDHLSHGGILIYNDPAADSVVRAKYSYKLPGHEAS, encoded by the coding sequence ATGCTATCGCTATATATTAATGCAGAAGAGATACTGGTTAAGCGTAAAAGAATACCAGTGGGCTTAAATATCAGGCTAACCTCTGGTGAAGATTTATTGATTAGCGGTGCTAATGGGTCTGGCAAAACAATGTTGTTTAAAGCCCTGGCCGGACTTATTCCTTTCACGGGCGAGTTCAGAATTGAAAATGAAAAGGAGCCAACTCAAAACCAGAATCTAATTAGTTTTTGTATTGAAAACTATTTTGAACCCAATCTCACCGCAAGCGATAATTTGGCAATTGCCAGATATATTAAAAATGATAGAACCCAATTTATAAATAATCTTATGGAAGGATTGAATTTCAGTACTCAATTAAATAAGAAATGCGGAAGTTTATCTGCTGGCAATAAGAAAAAATTACACATCATTGCCGCCTTTGTGGGGCAGCCGAAGATGGTTTTTCTAGATGAACCTTTTGCAAACTTAGATGAAAATTCAGCAGGTTCATTATTAAACTGGTTTAAAGATCATCTTAGTCACGGAGGCATTCTTATTTACAATGACCCTGCCGCTGACAGTGTGGTTAGGGCGAAATACAGCTATAAACTTCCGGGTCATGAGGCTTCTTAG
- a CDS encoding DUF4276 family protein, translating to MVQVTIISEGAKELRTGFGVLFRNIFKNHKIKILQLGPKAEAIKRFKKRSGMTAGNFILLIDLDAPITKKEQQLAGMSLSSFKEDVFFMVQEMEAWFLSQPEVLTDHWGEDLFGAYRNKDAMIINNPAAELQRITKRSRHGTYHKISDGSILLGMIDPERLEVDFPDFKELAKRIKG from the coding sequence ATGGTTCAGGTAACGATCATATCAGAAGGAGCAAAAGAACTAAGAACCGGATTTGGAGTTCTTTTCCGCAATATTTTTAAAAATCATAAAATTAAAATCTTACAGCTCGGACCAAAGGCAGAAGCTATCAAACGCTTCAAAAAACGAAGTGGGATGACAGCGGGTAATTTTATTCTGCTCATTGATCTTGATGCCCCGATTACTAAAAAGGAGCAGCAGTTAGCAGGCATGTCCCTTTCTTCATTTAAAGAAGATGTTTTCTTCATGGTTCAGGAAATGGAAGCTTGGTTTCTTTCTCAGCCGGAGGTATTGACCGATCACTGGGGAGAAGATCTTTTCGGTGCTTACCGGAATAAGGATGCGATGATTATAAATAATCCTGCTGCTGAGCTTCAGAGAATCACAAAGCGGTCCAGGCACGGAACTTACCATAAGATATCCGATGGCAGTATTTTGCTCGGAATGATTGACCCTGAAAGACTTGAGGTAGATTTTCCTGATTTTAAAGAATTGGCCAAGCGTATAAAAGGATAA
- a CDS encoding M14 family metallopeptidase, with protein sequence MRILLFSLLLVLSGSIDSTTPFEKSNGLESATYDEAISYYRQLDSTYSEIKLLEYGPTDVGRPLHLVVISSDGEFNPQKIEESGRRILLVNNAIHPGEPCGVDASMMLARDLMEKKEMQRLLQNVVVCIIPFYNIGGALNRGCCSRANQVGPKEYGFRGNARNLDLNRDFIKADSRNARSFAEIFDDWKPDIFVDTHTSNGADYQHVMTLISTQKDKLHPVLATYLEKDLEPALYKRMAQKGFPMTPYVNTLATIPDSGLVAYLETPRYSTGYAALFNCIGFTSEAHMWKPYKERVEGTYHFLESLLEKMNINHKEIGLLKAKADLLSSRQKNFPLRWELDTSQKKDIIFQGYEATWKESKVTGTKVESYDRERPYQRNIPFYNSYKSMDSVTAPVAYLIPQAWQEVTERLMISGIRLKQLLRDTVLEVEYYRITRYDTRPRPYEGHYLNYDIETSVHTGEITFYQGDYVAYVNQPANRFIVETLEPRAPDSYFAWNFFDAVLSQKEYFSPYIFDETAHRMLQQNATLKREFEQRKEQDSMFAKSPWAQWYFIYQQSELYEPSHNRYPVYRLITDALLPLRE encoded by the coding sequence ATGCGCATATTACTCTTTTCACTTCTCCTCGTCCTTAGCGGAAGTATTGACTCTACCACGCCTTTCGAGAAAAGCAACGGCCTCGAAAGCGCTACGTATGACGAAGCCATATCATACTACCGGCAACTCGACTCTACCTACAGCGAAATAAAACTCCTGGAATATGGCCCAACGGACGTAGGAAGGCCGCTTCACCTCGTTGTTATTTCCAGCGATGGCGAATTTAATCCGCAGAAAATAGAGGAAAGCGGCAGGCGCATTTTGCTGGTAAACAATGCCATCCATCCCGGTGAACCCTGCGGTGTCGATGCTTCTATGATGCTGGCCCGCGACCTGATGGAAAAGAAGGAAATGCAGCGGCTTCTGCAAAATGTGGTGGTGTGCATTATTCCCTTTTATAATATTGGCGGGGCGCTGAACCGAGGTTGCTGCAGCCGGGCCAACCAGGTGGGTCCAAAGGAGTATGGCTTCAGAGGCAATGCCCGCAATCTGGACCTCAACCGCGATTTCATCAAAGCTGACAGCCGCAATGCCCGCAGCTTTGCAGAAATATTTGATGATTGGAAACCGGATATTTTCGTAGATACGCACACCTCCAATGGCGCGGATTACCAGCACGTGATGACGCTCATCAGTACGCAAAAGGACAAACTACACCCGGTGCTGGCCACATACCTGGAAAAGGATCTTGAGCCTGCGCTTTATAAACGGATGGCGCAAAAGGGCTTTCCGATGACGCCTTACGTAAATACGCTGGCCACAATTCCGGATTCAGGGCTGGTGGCCTACCTGGAAACACCACGATACTCAACGGGCTATGCTGCGCTCTTCAACTGCATCGGTTTCACGTCCGAGGCCCACATGTGGAAACCCTACAAGGAACGGGTGGAAGGAACCTATCATTTCCTTGAAAGTCTGCTGGAAAAGATGAACATCAACCACAAGGAAATCGGCTTGCTGAAGGCAAAGGCCGATCTGCTGTCATCCCGCCAAAAGAATTTTCCCCTCCGGTGGGAGCTGGATACATCACAAAAGAAGGACATCATTTTCCAGGGCTACGAGGCCACATGGAAAGAAAGCAAGGTGACGGGAACAAAGGTGGAATCATACGACCGGGAGCGTCCTTATCAGCGGAATATTCCTTTTTATAATAGCTACAAATCCATGGATTCAGTCACGGCCCCGGTGGCCTATCTCATTCCGCAGGCCTGGCAGGAGGTAACAGAGCGGCTGATGATCAGCGGCATCCGCCTCAAGCAGTTGCTCCGGGACACGGTGCTGGAAGTGGAGTACTATCGGATCACGCGCTATGATACGCGACCCCGCCCTTACGAAGGACATTATCTGAATTATGATATCGAGACCTCCGTCCATACGGGGGAAATCACGTTTTATCAGGGCGATTATGTGGCGTATGTAAACCAGCCCGCCAACCGTTTCATCGTGGAGACGCTGGAACCACGCGCCCCGGACAGCTATTTTGCCTGGAATTTTTTCGATGCCGTCCTTTCCCAGAAGGAATATTTTTCGCCATACATTTTTGATGAAACCGCTCACCGGATGTTACAACAGAATGCAACACTGAAGCGTGAATTTGAGCAGCGGAAGGAACAGGATTCCATGTTTGCCAAAAGCCCGTGGGCGCAATGGTATTTCATTTACCAACAATCAGAATTATATGAACCGAGCCATAATCGCTACCCTGTGTACCGGCTTATTACAGATGCATTGCTGCCGTTGCGCGAGTGA